From one Cyprinus carpio isolate SPL01 chromosome B3, ASM1834038v1, whole genome shotgun sequence genomic stretch:
- the LOC122136813 gene encoding uncharacterized protein LOC122136813 → MIGEELVASPTFPAPPQSWPLSSEGSLTACPSFLPGFGTSLTQFVQITALFLPVHCNKSLLHSSSHCIDKSTYTLGVFTALRMPLPDYPIPELDVTLQEASRVLQLTLNPDQYQRYETALLQQKDALQEVQEQLKKRISGRENWGTEEFKKQLLSWCDPLPNSNAVPSVLPSSKLKGEFTQIERATALLWAAAKLYSEPRLVEGDIPTERTQQSQVFAASRLPGKSQDELKVVNLVVFKDGQAGMLFEHSALDGMVAGLVVERLWQLSESENIEMINTQTNGLAPPSNTGSLHPKPLKMPLDGITMPNWSLSSLHQDSQSVITFEVSSYPDAFTTLRGHRGLYDAWINFTLQLSLRQTLGDAATSLIMVTPTHMRHFKHGRCDSTYSTTVRSQQLVTALASCIGPDKVPRYTNELFRLFHLAFLQHKTLIKATKLGHGVEPHLAALRKSMSQDNPLKKFLVPFGCPSIYLTGSDLMEGVECAVGNVYATDQLAVTYLGRKDKVRLVLNGKGTFANILGNLKERLELNLKLVMLLALRYAIAGQMGAIECLLQDNEEKLVNGSSADDAVNAVEQKGDSKIMKPDFTLMIHGGAGEEIILNEKVIGIIEFALQTALTLGAQVLFQGGSSLDAVQRSVAALEDCFLFNAGKGSVYNRDGEHEMEATIVDGHRKNSGSVACLRRVKNPIKAARCVMEKSVHSLLIGEGAEEFLDSLREKETTLKSEYFDTDTRYKELLMKSGDGKNNHPQTVGAVALDNLGKLAAATSSGGLVGKWKGRVGDTAIVGAGIYADEKLAVTCSGDGDAFLRQSVAHKVASLYNLKGYSLRQACREVIHNDLEEKCAGIIAVDHQGEAVIETNAGVMFVGSMVNGIPRTEVLRPMKEFSNVIWETNELVAHLQPNPLTPGATILTRKNINGPRSIFQLVLSDYVAMMQGARTVANLLCEKLGVHRCALVSMPEFDKPAYIKVLPLHGLEPNVKPQVAEEMEFNPYDPGYCSSKSGPRCEDIHLDQVQAKIRSQLPTPIAPSCFDFHGDPSDGGLFPRIIRGEEQQWRVWEDKEHVAFLTPFPNTPGFTVLVPREPPTSDIFRLNKSNYTALIVATRKVAHLLQKGMNAHGVALIFEGFEIDYAHAKLIPLVPQPNAIKPPAVASQFCPTYAGYVTSADGPPASKEDLTEIHTKIAKTTPPQSWKDPQTHAESAIRSKWYHNLFQIQNTLFHSTVEYFNNKCKYAYTLTPITTDSISSPMGLGSNSEPVFVNMLGQDVYLADSMQFVLEYFMRFHEDLPGAYYVSPSFRGEDPDATHLNQFYHVECELLGDMNVAISIAEGYVAHLTQAMLKQHSSIILNTAGTVSHAQELLKNLEKPLSRVTLDQAIHIMPSSDCLEWVQEGQPQFGRKLTGKGERVLIEKYGGAVWLTEMDHLGVPFYQAYVEGSGRSKAKAAYLLLGLGETLGLGERHSTSEMVREALQHHAVPEDSYKWYINMRQVIPLLTSGWGMGTERYLCWLLQHNDVRDMQIIPRMKAKKFMP, encoded by the exons ATGATTGGGGAGGAGCTGGTTGCGAGTCCcacgttccctgctcctccccaatCATGGCCCCTCAGCAGCGAGGGCTCTCTGACagcgtgtccctccttcctcccgggtttcggcaccagtctAACACAGTTT GTTCAGATTACAGCCCTCTTCTTGCCTGTTCACTGCAACAAAAGCTTGTTGCACTCTAGCTCTCATTGCATTGACAAGTCGACATATACTTTGGGAGTCTTTACTGCCCTGAG GATGCCACTACCTGATTATCCTATTCCAGAACTGGATGTTACGCTCCAGGAGGCTAGCCGCGTGCTTCAGCTCACCTTAAATCCTGACCAATATCAACGCTATGAAACTGCCCTTCTTCAGCAGAAAGATGCACTCCAGGAAGTTCAAGAACAGCTGAAGAAACGCATCTCTGGACGTGAGAACTGGGGGACTGAGGAATTCAAAAAGCAGCTGCTCTCCTGGTGTGATCCCCTGCCCAATTCCAATGCTGTTCCTTCTGTCTTGCCCTCCTCTAAGCTGAAGGGGGAGTTTACACAGATAGAGCGAGCTACAGCCCTGCTTTGGGCAGCTGCTAAGCTGTACAGTGAACCACGGCTGGTAGAAGGGGATATACCAACTGAGCGAACACAACAGTCACAGGTTTTTGCTGCTAGTCGCCTACCAGGCAAGAGCCAGGATGAGCTAAAG GTGGTGAACTTGGTGGTTTTTAAAGATGGCCAAGCAGGCATGTTGTTCGAGCATAGTGCCCTGGATGGAATGGTAGCTGGACTTGTCGTTGAACGCCTGTGGCAGCTCTCAGAATCAGAAAACATAGAAATGATAAACACCCAAACCAATGGTTTAGCTCCACCCTCAAACACTGGTTCCCTTCATCCTAAACCTCTGAAAATGCCACTGGATGGCATAACAATGCCGAATTGGTCTCTTTCTAGCCTTCACCAAGACAGCCAGTCTGTCATTACTTTTGAAGTTTCATCTTACCCAGATGCCTTCACCACCTTACGGGGCCACAGAGGTTTATATGATGCATGGATTAATTTCACTTTGCAGCTATCCTTGAGGCAAACACTTGGGGATGCAGCTACTAGCCTTATCATGGTGACACCTACTCACATGCGTCACTTCAAACATGGCCGCTGTGATTCCACATACTCCACAACTGTGAGATCTCAACAACTTGTTACAGCACTGGCATCCTGCATTGGCCCAGACAAGGTTCCCCGGTACACAAATGAGCTTTTCCGGCTCTTTCATCTTGCCTTTTTACAGCACAAAACCCTCATTAAAGCTACAAAACTTGGCCATGGTGTGGAGCCTCATCTGGCAGCTCTGCGGAAATCTATGTCTCAAGACAACCCACTCAAAAAATTTCTTGTCCCTTTTGGATGCCCTTCAATTTACTTGACTGGATCAGATCTGATGGAGGGAGTTGAGTGTGCTGTAGGTAACGTGTATGCTACAGACCAACTGGCAGTCACATATCTAGGCAGGAAGGACAAAGTACGTCTAGTGCTGAATGGGAAGGGTACTTTTGCCAACATCCTGGGAAATCTCAAAGAAAGACTTGAGCTCAATCTAAAACTAGTAATGCTTCTGGCACTAAGGTATGCCATTGCTGGGCAGATGGGAGCCATTGAATGTCTCCTGCAAGACAATGAAGAAAAACTAGTAAATGGATCTTCAGCAGATGATGCAGTCAATGCTGTAGAGCAAAAAGGAGACAGCAAAATCATGAAGCCAGATTTCACTTTAATGATTCATGGCGGGGCAGGAGAGGAAATTATCTTAAATGAAAAGGTGATTGGCATCATCGAATTTGCCCTTCAAACAGCTCTAACTCTTGGAGCACAAGTTCTTTTTCAGGGAGGTAGTAGTCTGGATGCAGTACAAAGAAGTGTAGCTGCATTGGAGGACTGTTTCTTGTTTAATGCTGGCAAGGGATCAGTATATAACAGAGATGGGGAGCATGAAATGGAAGCCACCATTGTGGATGGACATAGAAAGAACTCTGGATCTGTGGCTTGCCTGCGAAGAGTGAAAAACCCAATAAAAGCAGCCCGATGTGTTATGGAAAAAAGTGTGCATTCACTACTGATTGGAGAAGGTGCAGAAGAGTTTCTAGACAGTCTTAGAGAGAAAGAAACTACACTGAAATCAGAGTACTTTGACACTGACACAAGATACAAGGAGTTGCTTATGAAGTCAGGTGATGGCAAGAATAACCATCCTCAAACCGTAGGTGCAGTTGCACTGGATAATCTGGGCAAGTTAGCAGCAGCCACATCTTCCGGAGGTTTAGTTGGCAAGTGGAAAGGCAGAGTTGGTGACACTGCTATAGTGGGAGCAGGAATATATGCTGATGAGAAACTTGCCGTGACATGCTCTGGTGATGGTGATGCTTTCTTACGCCAATCAGTTGCTCACAAAGTAGCCAGCTTATACAACCTCAAAGGTTACAGTCTCAGACAGGCTTGTCGGGAAGTTATCCATAATGATCTGGAGGAAAAGTGTGCAGGAATTATTGCTGTGGACCATCAAGGTGAGGCTGTTATTGAAACCAACGCTGGGGTCATGTTTGTTGGTTCAATGGTCAATGGCATTCCTCGAACTGAAGTTTTGAGACCTATGAAGGAGTTTTCGAATGTGATTTGGGAGACTAATGAATTGGTAGCTCACCTACAACCTAATCCTTTGACCCCAGGAGCCACTATTCTCACTCGAAAAAACATTAATGGACCTAGAAGCATCTTTCAGTTAGTGTTATCTGACTATGTAGCAATGATGCAGGGGGCACGGACTGTTGCCAATCTACTTTGTGAGAAACTTGGTGTGCATCGCTGTGCCCTTGTGTCCATGCCAGAATTCGACAAGCCAGCTTACATCAAAGTCTTGCCTCTCCATGGCTTAGAACCAAATGTGAAGCCTCAGGTTGCTGAGGAAATGGAGTTCAATCCTTATGACCCTGGATACTGTAGCTCCAAAAGTGGTCCACGATGTGAAGATATACATCTTGACCAGGTGCAGGCAAAGATTCGCTCTCAACTTCCAACACCCATTGCCCCTTCTTGCTTTGACTTCCATGGGGATCCCTCTGATGGTGGCCTTTTCCCCCGCATTATCCGTGGTGAAGAGCAACAGTGGCGTGTCTGGGAAGACAAAGAACATGTAGCCTTCCTTACTCCTTTTCCAAATACACCAGGCTTTACAGTTCTAGTGCCAAGAGAACCTCCTACCAGTGACATCTTCCGTCTGAACAAGAGTAACTATACAGCTCTAATTGTGGCCACACGAAAGGTTGCTCACCTTTTGCAAAAAGGAATGAATGCCCATGGTGTAGCTCTCATATTTGAAGGCTTTGAAATTGATTATGCCCATGCCAAACTGATCCCATTAGTTCCTCAGCCTAATGCCATTAAACCCCCAGCCGTGGCTTCTCAGTTCTGCCCAACTTATGCAGGATATGTAACATCGGCAGATGGTCCCCCAGCTAGCAAAGAGGACCTTACAGAGATCCACACCAAGATCGCAAAGACTACTCCCCCTCAGTCCTGGAAAGACCCTCAGACTCACGCTGAATCAGCCATTAGGAGCAAATGGTATCACAATCTATTTCAAATCCAAAACACCCTGTTTCATAGCACAGTAGAGTACTTCAACAACAAATGCAAGTATGCTTATACACTGACACCTATCACAACTGACTCAATCTCCTCTCCAATGGGTCTGGGGTCCAATTCTGAGCCTGTGTTTGTCAACATGCTGGGCCAAGATGTATATCTTGCAGACTCTATGCAGTTTGTTTTAGAGTACTTTATGAGGTTTCACGAAGATCTTCCTGGGGCTTACTATGTGTCACCCAGTTTCAGAGGGGAAGATCCTGATGCTACACATCTCAACCAGTTCTACCATGTGGAATGCGAGCTCCTGGGTGACATGAACGTTGCCATTAGTATAGCTGAAGGCTATGTTGCCCATTTGACTCAGGCAATGCTAAAGCAACATTCCAGCATTATCTTAAACACAGCTGGCACAGTATCTCATGCCCAAGAACTACTGAAGAACTTAGAAAAACCCCTTTCAAGAGTAACCTTGGATCAAGCCATTCACATTATGCCTTCCTCTGATTGCCTTGAATGGGTTCAGGAGGGACAACCGCAGTTTGGCAGGAAGCTAACTGGAAAGGGAGAAAGAGTTCTTATTGAAAAGTATGGAGGTGCTGTTTGGCTGACAGAAATGGACCATCTTGGAGTGCCCTTCTACCAAGCATATGTTGAAGGCTCGGGCAGGAGCAAAGCCAAGGCAGCTTACCTTCTCTTGGGATTAGGGGAGACATTAGGGCTTGGGGAACGTCATTCTACATCTGAAATGGTACGAGAGGCCTTACAGCACCATGCTGTACCAGAGGACTCATACAAATGGTACATCAACATGCGCCAAGTCATCCCTCTTCTTACAAGCGGATGGGGTATGGGCACAGAAAGATACCTATGCTGGCTTCTGCAGCACAATGATGTCAGGGATATGCAAATCATACCCAGAATGAAAGCCAAAAAGTTCATGCCTTAA